One window of the Methanotorris formicicus Mc-S-70 genome contains the following:
- a CDS encoding nitrogenase component 1 — translation MGITYVEKQRAGTINPNKTCQPIGAMWATLGVHRGIPFVQGSQGCCTYVRYTFNRHFREPVSIAVASFHEDAAVYGGMNNLVEGLRNLVARYDPDLISVVTTCSSETIGDDVEAFIRAARKKIAKEFGEEKAQLPIIPVHCPSYQYSHVKGYDNASKAYMEYLAKKDEEKEPHKINIIPGFGVNPGDILEIKRILDMFGLKEGEDYSILFDISETLYQPLRERIKEVPYYPKGGTKVEEFVDAANGKATFALCKHAGGAGALYLQRKFKVPAFYGLPIGIKNTDDFVINIAKVTGLEIPDKLLDERGKLVDAIVDTIHYTMDKKVGIFGDPDFVIAVSRFACEIGMKPVVVNTQTPSSTYKKSMEEIANEHNVDIEVQFSDLWDFEKSVKKVGVDLLIGHPRGGVKIAEDMGIGLVRMGFPIYDRVGYFRWPIVGYMGSLRFFDDIVNTILDTKVPWDQKQQ, via the coding sequence ATGGGAATTACTTATGTTGAAAAACAAAGAGCAGGAACAATAAACCCTAACAAAACTTGTCAGCCAATTGGTGCAATGTGGGCTACCCTTGGAGTGCATAGAGGAATTCCATTCGTACAAGGTTCACAAGGATGCTGTACTTATGTTAGATATACATTCAACAGACACTTTAGAGAACCAGTTTCAATTGCAGTTGCTTCATTCCACGAAGATGCTGCAGTTTATGGTGGTATGAACAACTTAGTTGAAGGTTTGAGAAACTTAGTTGCAAGATACGATCCTGATTTAATTTCAGTTGTTACAACATGTTCATCAGAAACCATTGGGGATGACGTTGAGGCATTTATTAGGGCAGCAAGGAAAAAGATTGCAAAAGAATTTGGGGAGGAAAAGGCACAACTTCCAATAATTCCAGTTCACTGTCCATCATACCAATACAGCCATGTTAAAGGTTATGATAACGCTTCAAAGGCATACATGGAATACTTAGCAAAGAAGGATGAAGAGAAAGAACCACACAAAATAAACATCATCCCAGGATTCGGGGTTAACCCAGGAGATATCTTAGAAATAAAAAGAATATTGGATATGTTTGGTTTAAAAGAAGGTGAAGATTATTCAATATTATTCGATATCAGTGAAACGTTATATCAACCATTGAGAGAAAGAATAAAAGAAGTCCCATACTATCCAAAAGGTGGAACAAAAGTTGAAGAATTTGTAGATGCCGCAAATGGTAAGGCAACATTTGCACTCTGTAAACATGCTGGAGGAGCAGGGGCTCTTTACTTACAAAGAAAATTCAAAGTTCCTGCATTCTATGGATTACCAATAGGGATAAAAAATACAGATGATTTCGTAATAAATATAGCAAAGGTTACTGGGTTAGAGATTCCAGACAAGTTATTGGATGAAAGGGGTAAGTTGGTTGATGCTATCGTAGATACCATCCACTACACAATGGATAAAAAGGTTGGTATCTTTGGAGATCCTGACTTTGTTATAGCAGTTTCAAGATTTGCATGTGAAATTGGAATGAAACCAGTCGTTGTAAATACACAAACCCCATCCTCAACATACAAGAAATCAATGGAAGAAATAGCAAATGAACACAACGTAGATATTGAAGTTCAATTCTCTGACTTGTGGGACTTTGAAAAATCAGTAAAAAAGGTTGGTGTTGATTTACTCATTGGACACCCAAGAGGAGGAGTCAAGATAGCAGAAGATATGGGTATTGGATTGGTAAGAATGGGCTTCCCAATCTACGATAGAGTTGGCTATTTCAGATGGCCAATTGTTGGATACATGGGAAGTTTAAGATTCTTTGATGATATAGTCAATACAATATTAGATACAAAAGTTCCATGGGATCAAAAACAACAATAA
- a CDS encoding ATP cone domain-containing protein, giving the protein MDEVLAKVYITKNDGSREKFDFDVVRESLRNAGADGELVEEVIKRIENRIHDEITTRELKMMITTVLRRLNREVAKQYVQNHS; this is encoded by the coding sequence ATGGATGAAGTATTGGCTAAGGTGTATATAACAAAGAATGATGGTAGTAGGGAGAAGTTTGATTTTGATGTTGTAAGAGAGTCTTTAAGAAATGCAGGGGCAGATGGGGAGTTGGTTGAGGAAGTTATAAAGAGGATAGAAAATAGAATACACGACGAGATAACAACAAGGGAATTAAAAATGATGATTACAACAGTATTGAGGAGATTAAATAGAGAAGTTGCCAAACAATACGTCCAAAATCATTCATAA